The Uruburuella testudinis genome window below encodes:
- a CDS encoding DUF2846 domain-containing protein produces the protein MLILKQTLPVIVALSIMVSGCASVNLVPAEEMAQAKSFDTPKGNLSGLYVYRDSSFGSTLKKDIWVNGECLGESAPHVFFFTEVPSGEQKISTESEFSPNPLLITTEPGKNYFIRQYIKLGVFVGGANLEQVSEQKGRAAVAKLKMAAPGQCSK, from the coding sequence ATGCTGATTTTAAAACAAACATTACCGGTAATCGTGGCCTTATCGATCATGGTGAGCGGCTGCGCTTCTGTGAATCTGGTGCCTGCCGAAGAGATGGCACAAGCCAAATCATTCGATACCCCCAAAGGAAATCTATCCGGTCTTTATGTGTACCGCGACAGTTCTTTTGGCAGTACGCTTAAAAAAGACATCTGGGTCAACGGCGAATGCTTGGGTGAATCTGCCCCTCATGTGTTTTTCTTCACTGAAGTGCCCAGCGGCGAACAGAAAATTTCTACCGAATCAGAATTTTCGCCCAACCCATTATTGATAACTACTGAGCCGGGCAAAAATTACTTTATCCGCCAATACATCAAACTGGGGGTATTTGTCGGCGGCGCCAATTTGGAGCAGGTTTCCGAACAAAAAGGCAGGGCGGCCGTGGCAAAACTAAAAATGGCCGCACCGGGGCAATGCAGCAAATAA
- a CDS encoding HAD-IA family hydrolase, whose translation MAPKLIIFDWDGTLADTTGPIIKTMQAAFEEHGLDAPAAEAVRPFIGYSLARIVAALTPRADEALREKLMHTYSSHYLNPNNHNMRLFDSALPCLETLKQQGYWLAVATGKGRSGLDGAIAQTGTAAFWLATRCASECPSKPAPDMVLELCDELGLSPADAVVVGDTTYDLEMAANARARAIAVSTGAHHAAQLQSAPCLTVLSSLTELPGFLRTL comes from the coding sequence ATGGCTCCAAAACTGATTATTTTCGATTGGGACGGCACGCTTGCCGACACCACCGGCCCGATTATCAAAACCATGCAGGCGGCTTTTGAAGAACACGGCCTGGATGCCCCCGCTGCCGAGGCCGTGCGCCCTTTTATCGGCTACAGCCTGGCGCGGATTGTCGCAGCGCTGACCCCGCGAGCCGATGAAGCCTTGCGTGAAAAACTGATGCACACCTACAGCAGCCACTACCTCAACCCCAACAACCACAATATGCGCCTGTTCGACAGCGCCCTGCCCTGTTTGGAAACACTCAAACAGCAAGGCTACTGGCTGGCCGTGGCTACCGGTAAAGGCCGCAGCGGCTTAGACGGCGCCATTGCCCAAACCGGCACCGCCGCTTTCTGGCTGGCTACCCGCTGCGCCAGCGAATGCCCTTCCAAGCCCGCGCCGGATATGGTTTTGGAATTATGCGATGAGCTGGGTTTGAGCCCTGCCGATGCCGTTGTGGTCGGTGATACCACTTATGATTTGGAAATGGCCGCCAATGCCCGTGCCCGCGCCATTGCCGTCAGCACCGGCGCACATCATGCCGCCCAGCTGCAAAGCGCCCCATGCCTGACTGTGTTAAGCAGCCTGACAGAGCTGCCCGGCTTTCTGCGTACACTCTAA
- the fumC gene encoding class II fumarate hydratase yields MSKRIEKDTMGEVAVPAEAYWGAQTQRSRDNFKIGGETLPAPMIHAMALVKKAAAITNAELGRLDEARKNLIVQAADEVIAGGLADQFPLVVWQTGSGTQSNMNINEVLANRANELAGEPRGSYRPVHPNDHVNQAQSTNDSFPTAIHVAAAVEINRLLIPNIRALRDTLQQKAAAFDSIVKIGRTHLQDATPLTLGQEFSAYVSQLDHALLRLDAALQGLYELPLGGTAVGTGLNSHPDYAVRAAETLAGLTGLPFVTAPNKFEALAARDAAVFASGALKTLAAGLNKIANDIRWLASGPRCGLGELRIPENEPGSSIMPGKVNPTQSEAMTMVAAQVFGNDTTIGMAGASGNFELNVFMPVIAYNLLQSIRLLGDSCDSFNRHCAAGIEPVRDKIDHYLHDSLMLVTALNRHIGYENAAKIAKTAYRENKTLKQVAAELNLVSEAEFDAWVQPEEMVRPK; encoded by the coding sequence ATGAGCAAGCGTATTGAAAAAGACACCATGGGCGAAGTGGCGGTGCCTGCTGAAGCTTATTGGGGCGCGCAAACCCAGCGCAGCCGTGATAATTTTAAAATCGGCGGCGAAACCCTGCCGGCACCGATGATTCATGCCATGGCTTTGGTTAAAAAAGCCGCCGCCATCACCAATGCCGAGTTGGGGCGCCTGGATGAGGCGCGGAAAAACCTGATTGTGCAGGCGGCGGATGAAGTGATTGCGGGCGGTTTGGCCGACCAGTTTCCGCTGGTGGTGTGGCAAACCGGTTCGGGCACGCAGTCGAACATGAACATCAACGAAGTTTTGGCCAACCGCGCCAATGAGCTGGCCGGCGAGCCGCGCGGCAGTTATCGGCCGGTGCACCCCAATGACCATGTCAATCAGGCGCAATCTACCAACGACAGCTTTCCCACTGCCATTCATGTGGCCGCCGCGGTGGAAATCAACCGTTTGCTGATACCGAATATTCGAGCCTTGCGCGATACTTTGCAGCAAAAAGCTGCCGCATTCGACAGCATTGTCAAAATCGGCCGTACCCATTTGCAAGATGCCACGCCGCTCACGCTGGGGCAGGAATTCAGCGCTTATGTGAGCCAGCTCGATCATGCGCTGCTGCGGCTGGATGCGGCCTTGCAAGGCTTGTATGAATTGCCGTTGGGCGGCACCGCCGTGGGCACGGGGCTCAATAGTCATCCCGATTATGCGGTGCGCGCTGCCGAAACGCTGGCCGGCCTGACCGGGCTGCCGTTTGTGACCGCGCCAAACAAATTTGAGGCGCTGGCCGCCCGCGATGCGGCCGTGTTTGCCAGTGGCGCGCTGAAAACGCTGGCAGCCGGTTTGAATAAAATCGCCAATGATATCCGTTGGCTAGCCAGCGGGCCGCGCTGCGGATTGGGCGAACTGCGGATTCCCGAAAACGAACCGGGCTCATCGATTATGCCGGGCAAAGTCAACCCCACCCAAAGTGAAGCGATGACGATGGTGGCGGCACAGGTGTTCGGCAACGACACCACCATCGGCATGGCCGGCGCATCGGGCAATTTTGAGCTCAACGTGTTTATGCCGGTGATTGCTTATAATCTGCTGCAATCCATCCGTCTGCTCGGCGACAGTTGCGACAGCTTCAACCGTCACTGTGCCGCCGGTATCGAGCCGGTGCGCGACAAAATCGATCACTATCTGCACGATTCGCTGATGCTGGTTACCGCGCTCAACCGCCATATCGGCTATGAAAACGCCGCCAAAATCGCCAAAACGGCTTATCGGGAAAATAAAACGCTCAAGCAGGTGGCGGCTGAATTGAATTTGGTCAGCGAAGCAGAATTTGATGCTTGGGTACAGCCCGAAGAAATGGTGCGGCCGAAGTAA
- a CDS encoding helix-turn-helix domain-containing protein has translation MEAIPTAFGKALRKRRKEMKLTQEQLAFEADIQRVYVSTLELGQQQPSLVTIFKLAKGLNCTAVELIEDTEQELRLLSRKIPVYRQTP, from the coding sequence TTGGAAGCTATCCCCACCGCCTTTGGCAAGGCATTACGAAAACGCAGAAAAGAAATGAAACTCACGCAAGAACAACTGGCTTTTGAAGCCGATATCCAACGGGTTTACGTCAGCACTTTAGAGCTGGGGCAGCAGCAGCCCTCGCTGGTTACCATTTTCAAACTGGCCAAGGGGCTCAACTGCACAGCGGTTGAATTAATCGAAGACACCGAACAGGAACTGCGCCTTTTGTCGCGAAAAATACCGGTTTACCGCCAAACACCTTAA
- a CDS encoding RluA family pseudouridine synthase — protein sequence MPTISKDLVNHLTVAEEDAGQRLDNFLIKTLKGVPKSHIQRIIRAGEVRLNKKRCKPTDRIAGGDLLRIPPIRTAAKQRPSEMQAAAPARLFDIVYEDDALLVINKPAGVAVHGGSGVSFGVIEQIRRARPEARYLELVHRLDKDTSGLLMIAKKRSALVKLHEAIRNDHPKKIYLALGVGKLLQDKIHVKLPLFKYTGAQGEKMVRVSENGQSAHTIFRVLGRYSGSVLHQIGLSDLTYIEATLKTGRTHQIRVHLQSQACPIAGDERYGDYQANKRLQKIGLKRMFLHAAELHLNHPLTDEPLKLSAPLPQELQQLMVMLANQQAV from the coding sequence ATGCCGACAATTAGCAAAGACTTGGTCAATCATTTAACCGTCGCCGAAGAAGATGCCGGCCAGCGGCTCGACAACTTCCTCATCAAAACGCTCAAAGGCGTGCCTAAAAGCCATATCCAGCGCATTATCCGCGCCGGTGAAGTGCGGCTCAACAAAAAGCGCTGCAAGCCCACCGACCGCATTGCCGGGGGCGATTTGCTGCGTATTCCGCCCATCCGCACCGCAGCAAAGCAAAGGCCGTCTGAAATGCAGGCCGCCGCGCCGGCGCGCCTATTCGATATCGTGTATGAAGACGATGCCCTGCTGGTCATCAACAAACCGGCCGGCGTGGCCGTGCACGGCGGCAGCGGGGTGAGCTTCGGCGTTATCGAACAAATCCGCCGCGCCCGCCCCGAAGCGCGTTATCTGGAATTGGTGCACCGGCTCGACAAAGACACCAGTGGCTTATTGATGATTGCTAAAAAACGCAGCGCCTTGGTGAAGCTACACGAAGCCATCCGCAACGACCACCCGAAAAAAATCTATCTCGCCCTAGGCGTGGGCAAGCTTTTGCAGGATAAAATCCATGTGAAACTGCCGTTGTTCAAATACACCGGCGCACAAGGCGAAAAAATGGTGCGCGTGAGTGAAAACGGCCAATCGGCGCACACTATTTTCCGTGTGCTCGGCCGCTATTCTGGCAGTGTATTACATCAAATCGGCTTGTCGGATCTGACTTACATCGAGGCCACGCTCAAAACCGGCCGCACCCACCAAATCCGCGTACACCTGCAATCACAAGCCTGTCCGATTGCCGGCGACGAGCGTTATGGCGACTATCAGGCCAACAAACGGCTGCAAAAAATCGGCCTCAAACGCATGTTTCTGCACGCTGCCGAGCTGCATTTAAACCACCCGCTCACCGATGAGCCACTGAAACTTTCGGCACCGCTGCCGCAGGAGTTGCAGCAATTGATGGTGATGCTGGCAAACCAACAGGCCGTCTGA
- a CDS encoding S49 family peptidase, producing the protein MRYRIRREGDNLPPSAPTTQHGWAQDTLRDVLLEAYQEQRRARLWRNIWRGVAVLLFLAVLVSLRSCGSSGGEPTTLAKGRHTAVINLNGTIGDAYTDQVAMLRDSLERAYANKSVKGIIIRANSPGGSPVVSNIAFNEIRRIKAAHQNIPLYVVAEDMCASGCYYIAAAADKIYADPSSIVGSIGVIGGGFDFTGLMDKLGIKRRLKTAGSNKGMGDPFTPETPEQQAIWTEMLDDIHQEFIKSVKLGRGNRINETQTPDIFSGRIYTGNEAKKVGLIDDYGNVYSVARDVIKAPELVDYTPEDPLSSLLGRRLRAEVEAKVQETLDKNW; encoded by the coding sequence ATGCGATACCGTATCCGCCGCGAAGGCGACAACCTGCCGCCATCCGCCCCCACCACCCAACATGGCTGGGCGCAAGACACTTTGCGCGATGTACTGCTCGAAGCCTATCAGGAGCAACGCCGCGCCCGCTTGTGGCGCAACATCTGGCGCGGCGTGGCCGTGCTGCTGTTTTTAGCAGTGCTGGTCAGCCTGCGCAGCTGCGGCAGCAGTGGCGGCGAACCCACCACCCTTGCCAAAGGCCGGCACACCGCCGTCATCAACCTCAACGGCACCATCGGCGATGCCTACACCGACCAAGTGGCCATGTTGCGCGACAGCCTGGAAAGGGCCTATGCCAACAAAAGCGTGAAAGGCATCATCATCCGCGCCAACAGCCCCGGCGGTTCGCCCGTGGTGTCGAACATCGCCTTTAACGAAATCCGCCGCATCAAAGCCGCCCATCAAAACATTCCGCTGTATGTGGTGGCTGAAGACATGTGCGCTTCCGGCTGCTACTACATCGCCGCTGCCGCCGACAAAATTTATGCCGACCCCTCCAGCATTGTCGGCAGTATCGGCGTTATCGGCGGCGGCTTTGACTTTACCGGCCTGATGGACAAACTCGGCATCAAACGCCGCTTGAAAACTGCCGGCAGCAACAAAGGCATGGGCGACCCCTTCACCCCCGAAACGCCCGAACAGCAAGCCATCTGGACCGAAATGCTCGATGATATCCATCAGGAATTCATCAAATCGGTCAAACTCGGCCGCGGCAACCGCATCAACGAAACGCAAACCCCCGATATTTTCAGCGGCCGCATCTACACCGGCAACGAAGCCAAAAAAGTCGGCCTGATCGACGACTACGGCAACGTTTACAGCGTGGCGCGCGATGTGATTAAAGCGCCCGAGCTGGTCGACTACACCCCGGAAGACCCGCTCAGCAGCCTGCTCGGCCGCCGCTTGCGCGCCGAAGTGGAAGCCAAAGTGCAAGAAACATTGGATAAAAACTGGTAG
- a CDS encoding Rne/Rng family ribonuclease, with product MKRMLFNATQAEELRVAIVDGQNLLDLDIETLGKEQRKGNIYKGVITRIEPSLEACFVDYGTDRHGFLPFKEVSRAYFQDYDGGRARIQDVLKEGMQVIVQVEKDERGNKGAALTTFVSLAGRYLVLMPNNPRGGGVSRRIEGEERQELKAAMAELEVPRGMSLIARTAGIGRSVEELQWDFNYLQQLWQAIEEAGKAHHEPYLLFMESSLLIRAIRDYFRSDIGEILVDNQEVYEQVSEFMSYVMPNNVGRLKLYEDHTPLFSRFQIEHQIESAFSRSVSLPSGGAIVIDHTEALVSVDVNSARATRGADIEDTAFKTNMEAAEEVARQMRLRDLGGLVVIDFIDMENTKHQRDVENTLRDALKKDRARVQMGKLSRFGLLELSRQRLKPALGESSHVACPRCAGTGVIRGIESTALHVLRIIQEEAMKDNTGEVHAQVPVDVATFLLNEKRAELFGLEERLDVSVFLIPNIHLENPHYEISRVRNDDVDEDAAPSYQRVNKPEAAEDTLFGGAEKAKAARPEPAVKGVKHTQPAPTVSEAPAAAASWWDNIKVWFSKLFGSHAEPEKTAEAEKPARNKENGQRNNARRNQNRRQNTRRNSSKRQDNEGGQQAEATESKKTESSDNRNGGGNNSNRNPNQNRRNQNDNGNSNRERNNRQNGQNSERRNDKADAEAVEKRNHPQSEQQNRRRNNRNPHSPEAPAEAPAVALAAVPAVEPVANEEPLVVRVGVDHESEGESKNNRRRSNSERNRNQRDRNRNNKKRNIPSAEKIEHYLMIEEVGDKVRNAVAHVFGESEEAPVAVAVAAPLSEPEHEVVQIPATGEVQEAVLFGIEDDVETEGKIAQATDAQAEQMMVDSAAGKVREAVAQFIAADTPEALADAAAHDEVGTAENAEGPVLEVEATAAESPAAEVYGSPDLGSLVQVQTRAEAVAEAANRIQPEPAAGLRRADLPKVVETDAADEPMVQVETRR from the coding sequence ATGAAACGTATGTTATTTAATGCTACGCAGGCCGAAGAGCTGCGCGTGGCGATTGTGGATGGCCAAAACCTTTTAGATTTGGACATCGAAACGCTGGGCAAAGAACAGCGTAAAGGCAATATCTACAAGGGTGTGATTACCCGTATCGAGCCGTCGTTGGAAGCGTGTTTCGTAGATTACGGAACCGACCGACACGGCTTTTTGCCGTTTAAAGAAGTATCACGCGCCTATTTTCAAGATTATGACGGCGGCCGCGCGCGCATCCAAGATGTGCTCAAAGAGGGTATGCAAGTCATCGTGCAGGTGGAAAAAGACGAGCGCGGCAATAAAGGCGCGGCGCTCACCACCTTTGTCAGCCTGGCCGGCCGCTATTTGGTGCTGATGCCGAATAATCCGCGCGGCGGCGGCGTGTCGCGCCGCATCGAAGGCGAAGAGCGCCAAGAGCTGAAAGCGGCAATGGCCGAATTGGAAGTGCCGCGCGGCATGAGCCTGATTGCCCGTACCGCCGGCATCGGCCGCAGCGTGGAAGAGCTGCAATGGGATTTCAACTACCTGCAACAATTGTGGCAGGCCATCGAAGAGGCTGGTAAGGCACACCACGAGCCCTATTTGCTGTTTATGGAAAGCTCGCTGTTAATCCGCGCCATCCGCGATTATTTCCGCTCTGATATCGGCGAAATTCTGGTTGATAATCAAGAGGTTTACGAGCAGGTGTCCGAGTTTATGAGCTATGTGATGCCCAACAACGTAGGCCGTCTGAAACTTTATGAAGACCACACACCGCTGTTTTCCCGTTTTCAAATCGAGCATCAAATCGAGAGCGCCTTTTCACGCAGCGTCAGCCTGCCCTCCGGTGGTGCCATCGTTATCGACCATACCGAAGCGCTGGTGTCGGTAGATGTCAACTCCGCCCGCGCCACCCGCGGTGCCGACATTGAAGACACCGCCTTCAAAACCAATATGGAAGCCGCCGAAGAAGTGGCGCGCCAAATGCGCCTGCGCGATCTTGGCGGCTTGGTGGTTATCGACTTCATCGATATGGAAAACACCAAGCACCAGCGCGATGTGGAAAACACCTTGCGCGATGCCCTCAAAAAAGACCGCGCACGCGTGCAGATGGGCAAACTTTCCCGCTTCGGCCTGCTTGAGCTGAGCCGCCAGCGCCTGAAGCCCGCCTTGGGCGAAAGCAGCCATGTGGCTTGCCCGCGCTGTGCCGGCACCGGCGTCATCCGCGGCATCGAGTCGACTGCGCTGCACGTGTTGCGCATCATTCAAGAAGAAGCCATGAAAGACAACACCGGCGAAGTGCACGCACAAGTGCCGGTGGATGTGGCCACGTTTCTGCTGAATGAAAAACGCGCCGAGCTGTTTGGCTTGGAAGAGCGTTTGGATGTATCGGTATTCCTGATTCCGAATATCCATTTGGAAAATCCGCATTACGAAATCAGCCGCGTGCGCAATGATGATGTGGACGAAGATGCCGCGCCGAGCTATCAGCGTGTCAACAAACCCGAAGCAGCCGAAGATACCCTGTTTGGCGGCGCCGAAAAAGCTAAAGCCGCCCGCCCGGAGCCGGCTGTGAAAGGGGTGAAGCACACCCAGCCGGCACCGACGGTGAGCGAAGCGCCGGCCGCGGCTGCTTCGTGGTGGGACAACATCAAAGTCTGGTTCAGCAAGCTGTTTGGCAGCCACGCCGAGCCCGAAAAAACCGCCGAGGCCGAAAAGCCCGCGCGCAATAAAGAAAACGGCCAACGCAACAATGCCCGCCGCAATCAAAACCGCCGTCAGAACACCCGCCGCAACAGCAGCAAACGTCAGGACAATGAGGGCGGCCAGCAGGCTGAAGCCACGGAAAGCAAAAAAACCGAGAGCAGCGATAACCGTAACGGCGGCGGCAATAACAGCAACCGCAATCCAAACCAAAATCGCCGCAATCAAAATGATAACGGCAACAGCAACCGTGAGCGCAACAACCGCCAAAACGGTCAAAACAGCGAGCGCCGCAATGACAAGGCCGATGCGGAAGCCGTAGAAAAACGCAATCATCCGCAAAGCGAACAGCAAAACCGCCGCCGCAACAACCGTAACCCGCACAGCCCGGAAGCGCCTGCGGAAGCTCCGGCCGTTGCTTTAGCCGCCGTGCCGGCAGTAGAGCCTGTGGCAAACGAAGAGCCGCTGGTGGTGCGCGTGGGTGTGGATCACGAAAGTGAAGGCGAAAGCAAAAACAACCGCCGCCGCAGCAATAGCGAGCGCAATCGCAACCAGCGTGACCGCAACCGCAACAACAAAAAGCGCAATATCCCTTCCGCCGAAAAAATCGAGCATTATCTGATGATCGAAGAGGTTGGCGATAAAGTGCGCAATGCCGTTGCACATGTGTTCGGCGAAAGCGAAGAAGCGCCGGTAGCCGTGGCTGTGGCCGCACCGCTGTCGGAGCCGGAACACGAAGTTGTTCAAATTCCCGCTACCGGCGAGGTGCAGGAAGCGGTATTGTTCGGCATTGAAGATGACGTGGAGACGGAAGGCAAGATAGCGCAGGCAACTGATGCGCAAGCAGAGCAGATGATGGTTGACAGCGCTGCCGGTAAAGTGCGCGAAGCCGTTGCGCAATTCATTGCTGCCGATACGCCTGAAGCGCTTGCCGATGCCGCCGCGCACGATGAAGTTGGCACGGCTGAAAATGCCGAAGGGCCGGTGTTGGAGGTTGAAGCCACAGCGGCGGAAAGCCCGGCTGCGGAAGTATATGGCAGCCCGGATTTGGGCAGTTTGGTGCAGGTGCAAACCCGTGCCGAAGCCGTTGCCGAGGCCGCTAACCGTATCCAACCCGAACCGGCCGCGGGCTTGCGCCGTGCCGATTTGCCGAAAGTAGTTGAAACCGATGCGGCAGATGAGCCGATGGTGCAGGTGGAAACCCGCCGATAA